Proteins from one Holophagales bacterium genomic window:
- a CDS encoding zinc ribbon domain-containing protein — translation MPPTPSPRPETGGDPVSAKARKFPCGACGADVVWHPGAAALKCPYCGSETALPTSSDQVVERPLEEALNAPRSLGWGAERKSVKCTKCGATTTFDPGVSASRCAFCATPAVVEAPTMSDHVRPAGLLPFAVDRSAASKSFRSWVAGLWFRPNDLKEKSSVTAMQGVYVPFWTFDALTHNRWTAEAGHTYTVQVQALVNGKTVMRSETRIRWVPAAGFLEKAFDDVPVPASKGLPPGLARGIEPFPTGGLVPYDPQYLSGFLAEEYAVDLPDAVAAAKERMTHEIYAACGAQVPGDTHRNLSVSTAWSGVTCKNALLPLWISAYEYAGKPFRFLVNGVTGKVDGNAPFSAVKIALAVAAVIAVLVLFSKLS, via the coding sequence ATGCCGCCGACTCCCTCTCCCCGCCCGGAAACGGGCGGGGATCCCGTTTCCGCGAAGGCGCGCAAGTTCCCCTGCGGCGCGTGCGGCGCGGACGTCGTCTGGCATCCGGGCGCCGCGGCGCTGAAGTGTCCCTATTGCGGCAGCGAGACCGCCCTCCCCACATCCTCCGACCAGGTCGTCGAACGTCCGCTCGAAGAAGCGCTGAACGCGCCCCGGAGCCTCGGCTGGGGAGCCGAGCGCAAGAGCGTGAAGTGCACGAAGTGCGGCGCGACGACGACGTTCGACCCGGGCGTCTCCGCCTCCCGCTGCGCCTTCTGCGCGACCCCGGCCGTCGTCGAGGCGCCGACGATGTCGGACCACGTCCGCCCGGCCGGCCTCCTCCCGTTCGCCGTCGACCGCAGCGCCGCCTCGAAGAGCTTCCGGAGCTGGGTCGCGGGCCTCTGGTTCCGGCCGAACGACCTGAAGGAGAAGTCGTCCGTCACGGCGATGCAGGGGGTCTACGTCCCCTTCTGGACATTCGACGCCCTCACGCACAACCGCTGGACGGCCGAGGCCGGGCACACCTACACGGTGCAGGTCCAGGCGCTCGTCAACGGGAAGACCGTGATGCGCTCCGAGACCCGCATCCGATGGGTGCCCGCGGCCGGCTTCCTGGAGAAGGCGTTCGACGACGTGCCGGTTCCCGCGTCGAAAGGCCTTCCTCCCGGCCTCGCGCGGGGGATCGAGCCGTTTCCAACGGGCGGGCTCGTCCCGTACGACCCGCAATACCTCTCGGGGTTTCTCGCCGAGGAGTACGCCGTCGACCTGCCCGACGCCGTGGCCGCCGCGAAGGAGCGGATGACGCACGAGATCTACGCCGCCTGCGGCGCCCAGGTGCCCGGCGACACGCACCGGAACCTCTCCGTCTCGACGGCCTGGTCGGGAGTGACGTGCAAGAACGCCCTCCTCCCGCTCTGGATCTCGGCCTACGAGTACGCCGGCAAGCCCTTCCGTTTTCTCGTCAACGGCGTCACCGGGAAGGTGGACGGCAACGCGCCGTTCTCGGCGGTGAAGATCGCCCTGGCCGTCGCCGCCGTCATCGCCGTCCTGGTGCTGTTCTCGAAGCTGTCCTGA
- a CDS encoding SPFH domain-containing protein, protein MGLLDNIKQQIGSQFIEIIQWLDESDDSLVYRFPVYNQEIKMGAQLTVRENQAALFINEGKAADLFGPGRYELSTQNVPILTTLRGWKYGFQSPFKAEIYFFNTRTYTDLKWGTTNPVMMRDTDFGMIRIRAFGTYAMKVADPKVFFNTIVGTQGLTTTDEITGQLRSIILSKLSDAIAESKIPALDIAAKYDELSAFGKQKLGPEFGGFGLELSKFFIENVSLPEEVEAAIDQRTKLGILGDKMGQFTQMQAAEAIKIAAANPSGGLAGAGAGLGAGMAIGGVMGQAFQPMMQPQAAPPATAAPAPPPLPGGAAPPPPQAPVAPRWSLAIDGKTYGPYTDEALKQMIAAGQVAPSTLAWHPGAAGWAPVQTFPGFEGTNPGVAPPPPPPPPAR, encoded by the coding sequence ATGGGCCTGCTCGACAACATCAAGCAGCAGATTGGCTCGCAGTTCATCGAGATCATCCAGTGGCTGGACGAGTCGGACGACTCGCTCGTCTACAGGTTCCCGGTCTACAACCAGGAGATCAAGATGGGCGCGCAGCTGACGGTGCGCGAGAACCAGGCCGCCCTCTTCATCAACGAGGGGAAGGCCGCCGACCTCTTCGGGCCGGGCCGGTACGAGCTCTCCACGCAGAACGTCCCGATCCTGACGACCCTGCGCGGGTGGAAGTACGGCTTCCAGTCGCCGTTCAAGGCGGAGATCTACTTCTTCAACACCCGCACCTACACCGACCTGAAGTGGGGGACGACGAACCCCGTGATGATGCGGGACACCGACTTCGGGATGATCCGCATCCGCGCCTTCGGGACCTACGCGATGAAGGTCGCCGACCCGAAGGTCTTCTTCAACACGATCGTCGGGACGCAGGGGCTCACCACGACGGACGAGATCACCGGCCAGCTCCGGTCGATCATCCTCTCGAAGCTCTCCGACGCGATCGCCGAGTCGAAGATCCCGGCGCTCGACATCGCGGCCAAGTACGACGAGCTGTCGGCCTTCGGAAAACAGAAGCTCGGCCCCGAGTTCGGCGGCTTCGGCCTCGAGCTCTCGAAGTTCTTCATCGAGAACGTCTCCCTCCCCGAGGAGGTCGAGGCCGCGATCGACCAGCGGACGAAGCTCGGCATCCTCGGCGACAAGATGGGGCAGTTCACGCAGATGCAGGCGGCCGAGGCGATCAAGATCGCCGCGGCGAACCCCTCCGGCGGGCTCGCCGGCGCCGGCGCCGGCCTCGGCGCCGGGATGGCGATCGGCGGCGTCATGGGACAGGCGTTCCAGCCGATGATGCAGCCGCAGGCGGCCCCGCCCGCCACCGCGGCGCCCGCGCCGCCGCCCCTCCCGGGCGGGGCCGCTCCCCCGCCGCCGCAGGCCCCGGTGGCGCCCCGCTGGTCTCTCGCCATCGACGGCAAGACCTACGGCCCCTACACCGACGAGGCGCTGAAGCAGATGATCGCCGCCGGGCAGGTCGCCCCGTCGACGCTCGCGTGGCACCCGGGCGCCGCCGGCTGGGCGCCGGTCCAGACGTTCCCCGGCTTCGAGGGGACGAACCCAGGGGTCGCGCCCCCGCCGCCCCCGCCGCCCCCGGCCCGCTGA
- a CDS encoding DEAD/DEAH box helicase, with product MPFSSFGLHPDLLRGVKELGFTRPTPIQNDAIPPALAGKDLLACAMTGSGKTAAFILPILHRFIGKPRGATRCLVITPTRELAAQIDEHTRELAVHTSLTSASVFGGVGMGPQEHAFRAGVDIIVATPGRLLDHFRFGYAKLDKLEVLVIDEADRMLDMGFLPDIKRVLRHLPAKRQNLLFSATMPGPIAELSRDILHAPVTINMERKSAPAVGITQAVYPVAQELKSQLLLELLSRGEIRSVIAFTRTKHRANRLADFLKKHNVACERIHGNRSQAQRTEALAGFKHGKYRVLVATDIAARGIDIEELSHVVNFDVPHVPEDYIHRVGRTARAEATGDAFTFVAPDEEGDLFAIERAVGKRLPRVTLPGFDYTKRPAERLEIPIAERIAQIRAQKAGERARAKEKADRRGQTEAEMKARIGEKARRQVVAGAPGGRPSGPPRPSAGPRPGMRPGGPSAGGPPRRPGGPPPRRNG from the coding sequence ATGCCCTTCTCGTCTTTCGGTCTCCACCCCGACCTCCTCCGCGGCGTCAAGGAGCTGGGCTTCACGCGGCCCACCCCGATCCAGAACGACGCGATCCCTCCCGCCCTCGCCGGCAAGGACCTCCTCGCCTGCGCGATGACGGGGAGCGGCAAGACCGCCGCCTTCATCCTCCCGATCCTCCACCGCTTCATCGGGAAGCCGCGCGGCGCCACGCGCTGCCTGGTCATCACGCCGACGCGCGAGCTCGCCGCCCAGATCGACGAGCACACGCGGGAGCTGGCCGTCCACACGTCCCTCACGAGCGCTTCCGTCTTCGGCGGCGTCGGCATGGGGCCGCAGGAGCACGCCTTCCGCGCCGGAGTCGACATCATCGTCGCGACCCCGGGCCGGCTCCTCGACCACTTCCGTTTCGGCTACGCGAAGCTCGACAAGCTGGAAGTCCTCGTCATCGACGAGGCCGACCGGATGCTCGACATGGGCTTCCTCCCCGACATCAAGCGCGTCCTGAGGCACCTCCCCGCCAAGCGCCAGAACCTGCTCTTCTCGGCGACGATGCCCGGCCCGATCGCCGAGCTCTCCCGCGACATCCTGCACGCCCCCGTGACGATCAACATGGAGCGCAAGTCCGCCCCGGCCGTCGGCATCACGCAGGCGGTCTACCCGGTGGCCCAGGAGCTGAAGTCGCAGCTCCTCCTCGAGCTCCTCTCGCGGGGCGAGATCCGGAGCGTGATCGCCTTCACCCGCACGAAGCACCGCGCGAACCGGCTCGCCGACTTCCTGAAGAAGCACAACGTGGCGTGCGAGCGGATCCACGGCAACCGGTCGCAGGCGCAGCGCACCGAGGCCCTCGCCGGCTTCAAGCACGGGAAGTACCGCGTCCTCGTGGCGACCGACATCGCCGCACGCGGCATCGACATCGAAGAGCTCTCGCACGTCGTGAACTTCGACGTCCCGCACGTCCCGGAGGACTACATCCACCGCGTCGGCCGGACGGCCCGGGCCGAGGCGACGGGCGACGCCTTCACGTTCGTCGCGCCCGACGAGGAGGGCGACCTCTTCGCCATCGAGCGGGCCGTCGGCAAGCGCCTCCCGCGCGTGACGCTCCCCGGCTTCGACTACACGAAGCGGCCGGCGGAGCGCCTCGAGATCCCCATCGCCGAGCGGATCGCCCAGATCCGTGCCCAGAAGGCCGGCGAGAGGGCTCGCGCGAAGGAGAAGGCCGACCGCCGCGGCCAGACCGAGGCGGAGATGAAGGCCCGCATCGGCGAGAAGGCGCGGCGGCAGGTCGTCGCCGGCGCCCCTGGCGGCCGCCCCTCGGGCCCGCCCCGGCCCTCCGCCGGCCCGCGGCCCGGCATGCGTCCCGGCGGACCTTCCGCCGGCGGCCCGCCCCGCCGTCCGGGCGGCCCGCCCCCCCGCCGGAACGGCTGA
- a CDS encoding M23 family metallopeptidase: MTRCGDARETWKPLAGACYYPVDLGQAEGTLAVFRERAQRRETATLRVLPPPYAEEKLEVDPGKVHLSKRNRLRADREREVVVPLFSLRTNPAFSLPLGSPLKNAPPPRNFGRRRVFNGEPRSAHGGADYRAKTGTPVLAADAGLVVLAAHHFFAGRSVFVDHGGGLISTSMHLSRIDVKAGQRVKRGDRLGLSGATGRVTGPHLHFGLRWRGARVDPALLLGDPSALPSP; encoded by the coding sequence ATCACGCGTTGCGGCGACGCCCGCGAGACGTGGAAGCCCCTCGCCGGGGCCTGCTACTACCCGGTCGACCTGGGGCAGGCCGAGGGAACGCTCGCCGTCTTCCGCGAAAGGGCCCAGCGCCGCGAGACGGCCACGCTCCGCGTCCTCCCCCCGCCTTACGCCGAGGAGAAGCTCGAGGTCGATCCCGGGAAGGTCCACCTGTCCAAGAGGAATCGCCTCCGGGCGGACCGTGAGCGGGAGGTCGTCGTTCCGCTCTTCTCCCTCAGGACGAATCCGGCCTTCTCCCTCCCCCTCGGTTCCCCGCTGAAGAACGCCCCGCCGCCCCGGAACTTCGGAAGGCGGCGGGTCTTCAACGGCGAGCCGCGCTCCGCGCACGGCGGCGCCGACTACCGGGCGAAGACGGGGACGCCCGTTCTCGCGGCCGACGCGGGGCTCGTCGTCCTCGCCGCCCACCACTTCTTCGCCGGCAGGAGCGTCTTCGTCGACCACGGCGGGGGCCTGATCTCGACGTCGATGCACCTCTCGCGCATCGACGTGAAGGCCGGCCAGAGGGTCAAACGAGGCGATCGCCTCGGCCTCTCCGGCGCCACCGGCCGGGTCACCGGCCCCCACCTCCACTTCGGCCTGAGGTGGCGCGGTGCCCGCGTCGACCCCGCCCTCCTCCTCGGCGACCCCTCCGCCCTCCCCTCCCCGTAG
- a CDS encoding radical SAM protein, with protein MIRRRPAATPAPAERRQKLLSAERATETFHRKGRHRVALGFPNSYEIGMSNLGFQWVYRLFNREEDVSCERFFFDAEDLGRRGPRTLESETPLAAFPLVAFSISWEMDYVHFLRILAAARIPLDRRDRTDDDPIVLVGGDCARINPLPLTPYVDAFTLGDGEKLVPGIAEVLRASLARPAALERLAALKGLYVPAVHGDRAEAADEGKVVVDQFRAAEGATREPPHTTILTPHTELSDKLLIEVARGCSEMCRFCWAAYAMAPQVRIPASSILAVAERCRPLTSRVGLIATAVADHPEILPILNGLSGLGYHIALSSIKIDALSEELLAILARQGEKSLAIAPEAGNERLRRAINKKVSDEMLREKVRLIAKAGFTNLKLYLQVGLPGETEEDVDDLVSMVDDLRLVMLEEGRKLGRLGTLVPSVNAFIPKPHTPFETEVLEDPDELARKLKKLDAAFRKMPNVTFRGMPVTEAIWEAYLAKMGLESGPILAQAAAGTPVRTLVREHRETLLAVARPNARTDAARRGVFDLASRQASPWGFISKS; from the coding sequence ATGATCCGCCGTCGCCCCGCTGCCACCCCCGCTCCCGCCGAACGGCGCCAGAAGCTCCTCTCCGCCGAGCGGGCGACCGAGACGTTTCACCGGAAGGGACGCCACCGGGTCGCGCTGGGATTTCCGAACTCGTACGAGATCGGGATGTCGAACCTGGGGTTCCAGTGGGTCTACCGCCTCTTCAACCGCGAGGAGGACGTCTCGTGCGAGCGGTTCTTCTTCGACGCGGAAGACCTCGGCCGGCGCGGGCCGCGGACGCTCGAGAGCGAGACGCCGCTCGCCGCCTTCCCCCTGGTCGCGTTCTCCATCTCCTGGGAGATGGACTACGTCCACTTTCTCCGCATCCTCGCCGCCGCCCGCATACCGCTCGACCGCCGGGATCGGACCGACGACGACCCGATCGTCCTCGTCGGCGGCGACTGCGCCCGGATCAACCCTCTTCCGCTCACGCCCTACGTCGACGCCTTCACGCTGGGGGACGGCGAGAAGCTCGTCCCGGGCATCGCCGAGGTCCTCAGGGCCAGCCTCGCGCGCCCGGCGGCGCTCGAGCGGCTCGCCGCGCTCAAGGGCCTCTACGTTCCGGCCGTCCACGGCGACCGGGCCGAGGCGGCGGACGAGGGAAAGGTCGTGGTCGACCAGTTCCGCGCAGCGGAAGGGGCGACGCGCGAGCCGCCGCACACGACGATCCTGACGCCGCACACGGAGCTGTCCGACAAGCTCCTCATCGAGGTGGCCCGCGGCTGCTCCGAGATGTGCCGCTTCTGCTGGGCGGCCTATGCGATGGCCCCGCAGGTGCGGATCCCGGCCTCGAGCATCCTCGCCGTCGCCGAGCGCTGCCGGCCCCTCACCTCGCGCGTCGGCCTCATCGCGACCGCCGTGGCCGACCACCCCGAGATCCTCCCGATCCTCAACGGCCTCTCGGGGCTCGGGTACCACATCGCCCTCTCGTCGATCAAGATCGACGCGCTCTCCGAGGAGCTCCTCGCGATCCTCGCCCGGCAGGGGGAGAAGTCCCTCGCCATCGCCCCGGAGGCGGGCAACGAGCGGCTCCGGCGGGCGATCAACAAGAAGGTCTCCGACGAGATGCTCCGCGAGAAGGTGCGGCTCATCGCGAAGGCGGGCTTCACGAACCTGAAGCTCTACCTGCAGGTGGGTCTGCCGGGCGAGACGGAGGAGGACGTCGACGACCTCGTGTCGATGGTCGACGACCTGCGCCTCGTGATGCTCGAGGAAGGGCGCAAGCTCGGGCGGCTCGGGACCCTCGTCCCGAGCGTGAACGCCTTCATCCCGAAGCCCCACACGCCGTTCGAGACCGAGGTCCTCGAGGACCCCGACGAGCTGGCGCGCAAGCTGAAGAAGCTCGACGCCGCCTTCCGGAAGATGCCGAACGTGACCTTCCGCGGGATGCCGGTCACCGAGGCGATCTGGGAGGCCTACCTCGCCAAGATGGGCCTCGAGTCGGGGCCGATCCTCGCGCAGGCGGCGGCGGGGACGCCGGTGAGGACGCTCGTGAGGGAGCACCGCGAGACGCTCCTCGCGGTCGCCCGGCCGAACGCACGCACCGATGCCGCCCGGCGCGGGGTCTTCGACCTCGCCTCGCGCCAGGCATCGCCGTGGGGGTTCATATCAAAGTCGTAA
- a CDS encoding NINE protein produces the protein MYYVIGGDGQQYGPIDEATVRGWLGEGRVGAASLSFRTGEAQWIPLRDRPELADVLAVPAASVPPVAPPAGPRPVTADAPKEWLVALLLSIFLGTFGVDRFYLGHVGLGIGKLLTFGGCGIWWLIDVILIAVGNVTDAKGQPLVKT, from the coding sequence ATGTATTACGTCATCGGTGGAGACGGACAGCAGTACGGACCGATCGACGAGGCGACGGTGCGCGGATGGCTCGGCGAGGGCCGGGTCGGCGCGGCGAGCCTCTCGTTCCGGACGGGTGAGGCGCAGTGGATTCCGCTGCGCGACCGGCCCGAGCTCGCGGACGTTCTCGCAGTTCCCGCGGCGTCCGTTCCGCCGGTCGCGCCTCCGGCAGGCCCCCGGCCGGTGACGGCCGACGCGCCGAAGGAGTGGCTCGTCGCGCTCCTCCTGTCGATCTTCCTGGGGACGTTCGGAGTCGACCGCTTCTACCTCGGGCACGTGGGGCTGGGCATCGGCAAGCTCCTGACGTTCGGCGGCTGCGGCATCTGGTGGCTCATCGACGTCATCCTCATCGCCGTCGGCAACGTCACCGACGCCAAGGGCCAGCCGCTCGTCAAGACCTAG
- a CDS encoding alpha/beta fold hydrolase has product MRHEESAPTFEPAPALGHRHVQTFWGRLTRPRLLVPLRREVLSTPDGDELILDHLDGPAGAPRVVLLHGLEGSAHSCYVQGLLAQLAARGLRAVALNFRSCARDLPDLGRNIPNRTPRLYHSGETADFDHLVKSLVAAEPGVAHAAIGVSLGGNVLLKWLGENPGQAHVAAAATISVPYDLEAGARKLEQGLGPVYTATFLRGLRRKTRQLLRRHPEVADRFDAQRMRSARTFFAFDDAVTAPLHGFRSAKHYYDTSSSLNWVGRITTPTLCLSAEDDPFLPSSVLDRVAANASGAVRLVATRHGGHTGFIGGTSPLRVRYWAEERAAEFVAARLARSRD; this is encoded by the coding sequence ATGCGCCACGAAGAGTCCGCCCCCACGTTCGAGCCGGCCCCCGCCCTCGGCCACCGGCACGTCCAGACCTTCTGGGGCCGCCTCACGCGCCCGCGCCTCCTGGTCCCGCTGCGGCGGGAGGTCCTTTCGACCCCGGACGGCGACGAGCTCATCCTCGACCACCTCGACGGCCCGGCCGGCGCGCCGCGCGTCGTCCTTCTTCACGGCCTCGAGGGGAGCGCCCACTCGTGCTACGTCCAGGGCCTCCTCGCGCAGCTCGCGGCGCGCGGGCTGCGCGCCGTGGCTCTCAACTTCCGCTCCTGTGCCCGCGATCTGCCGGACCTCGGCCGGAACATCCCGAACCGCACACCCCGCCTCTACCACTCGGGGGAGACGGCCGACTTCGATCACCTCGTGAAGTCCCTCGTCGCCGCCGAGCCGGGCGTCGCGCACGCGGCGATCGGCGTCTCGCTGGGCGGAAACGTCCTCCTGAAGTGGCTCGGCGAGAACCCGGGCCAGGCCCACGTCGCCGCGGCCGCGACGATCTCGGTCCCCTACGACCTGGAGGCGGGCGCCCGCAAGCTCGAGCAGGGGCTCGGGCCTGTCTACACCGCGACATTCCTGCGGGGCCTGCGCCGGAAGACCCGGCAGCTGCTGCGCCGGCACCCGGAGGTGGCGGACCGCTTCGACGCCCAGCGGATGCGCTCGGCCCGGACGTTCTTCGCGTTCGACGACGCCGTGACGGCGCCGCTCCACGGCTTTCGCTCGGCGAAGCACTACTACGACACGTCGAGCTCGCTGAACTGGGTCGGCCGGATCACCACGCCGACGCTCTGCCTCTCGGCCGAGGACGACCCGTTCCTCCCCTCGTCGGTCCTCGACCGCGTGGCCGCGAACGCCTCGGGCGCCGTCCGCCTCGTGGCGACGCGGCACGGCGGGCACACCGGCTTCATCGGCGGGACGAGCCCCCTGCGGGTCCGCTACTGGGCCGAAGAGCGCGCGGCGGAATTCGTCGCCGCGCGCCTCGCCAGGTCGCGGGACTAG
- a CDS encoding pyridoxal phosphate-dependent aminotransferase — MPRPPQLSPVATSIKGSVYSSVLHRLAAYGGEVYPLHVGDTFLEPAEGCRMEDFTVAAHPGMHRYAPPQGIPALVDAVVDRLRARTGVPLERANVFVAGGGTSGLASVVGAIVSPGDEVLILAPHWPLIEGHVRMAGGVPVDVPFFGVADSASTAAATVEAALTPRSVALYVNTPSNPTGRVIPRSWLEALVGLARRHDLWLLFDEVYEDYVYLGEHVPGLSLAPERSFAVHSFSKAYGMAGNRVGYVAGPAAAIAEALKLSTHTVYAAPTAAQLAALRILEGAGDAWIARTRDAYGTMGESAADRLGVPRPEGSTFLFLDVALRLDARGLTGFLEDAADRGLLVSPGPSFGPYPTHVRVCYTSAPPDAVLAGIEVLASLLGR, encoded by the coding sequence ATGCCGCGCCCTCCCCAGCTCTCGCCGGTCGCCACCTCGATCAAGGGCTCCGTCTACTCGTCGGTCCTCCACCGCCTGGCGGCGTACGGGGGCGAGGTCTACCCGCTCCACGTCGGCGACACGTTCCTGGAGCCGGCGGAGGGGTGCCGGATGGAGGACTTCACGGTCGCGGCGCATCCGGGAATGCACCGCTACGCGCCCCCGCAGGGGATCCCGGCGCTCGTCGACGCCGTCGTCGACAGGCTGCGCGCCCGGACCGGCGTCCCCCTCGAGAGGGCGAACGTCTTCGTCGCGGGAGGCGGGACGTCGGGCCTGGCTTCGGTCGTCGGCGCGATCGTGTCGCCCGGCGACGAGGTCCTGATCCTGGCGCCGCACTGGCCGCTCATCGAGGGGCACGTGAGGATGGCCGGCGGCGTTCCCGTCGACGTGCCCTTCTTCGGCGTCGCCGATTCGGCCTCGACGGCCGCCGCCACCGTCGAGGCGGCCCTCACACCGCGGTCCGTCGCGCTCTACGTCAACACTCCGAGCAACCCCACGGGACGCGTGATTCCGCGAAGCTGGCTGGAGGCCCTCGTCGGCCTCGCCCGGCGGCACGACCTCTGGCTCCTCTTCGACGAGGTCTACGAGGACTACGTCTACCTCGGCGAGCACGTGCCCGGCCTCTCCCTCGCGCCCGAACGCTCGTTCGCGGTCCACTCCTTCTCCAAGGCCTACGGCATGGCGGGCAACCGCGTCGGGTACGTCGCCGGGCCAGCGGCGGCGATCGCCGAGGCGCTGAAGCTCTCGACCCACACCGTCTACGCCGCGCCGACCGCGGCGCAGCTGGCGGCGCTGCGGATTCTCGAGGGGGCGGGGGACGCCTGGATCGCCCGGACCCGCGACGCGTACGGGACGATGGGCGAGTCGGCGGCGGACCGGCTCGGAGTGCCGCGGCCGGAGGGTTCGACGTTCCTCTTCCTCGACGTCGCGCTGCGGCTCGACGCCCGGGGCCTGACGGGTTTCCTCGAGGACGCCGCCGACCGCGGGCTCCTCGTATCGCCCGGCCCGAGCTTCGGTCCGTATCCCACGCACGTGAGGGTCTGTTACACCTCCGCGCCACCGGACGCCGTCCTCGCCGGAATCGAAGTCCTCGCCTCGCTCCTCGGGCGGTAG
- a CDS encoding response regulator: MAFGAERENGEAGVDRGAALLVVDDNDANRDLLSRRLVSAGYAVAAVSSGPEALAALSEGRFDVVLLDVMMPEMDGLEVLRRIRSRFGVSQLPVIMASALGESRDLVDALRLGANDYVTKPLDMQVVLARVGTQLALRRASEDVTRLAAQLRAAQERISTLLSTGGEAFLDFGRWARSMAEGIAETLGAREVAVWLLQEESFVAVAASSALPPAPSAVAQLPAGESLFVSGDRAVAPIRGPRGDLFGVLVADGKAEWDDIERGLLLGFAHQLGGALELHRMKEQLAAARQKSSRLPGATLTLEILYVCPACARCYGPSVRQCEDDGTPLAEPRNLPHRVLDRYQLVRVLGEGGMGTVFEAHDEKLDRVVAVKVVKPEHFQNATVRRRFVQEALAIAAIRHPNVVDLFDSGDLGDGSMFLVMERLHGRDLADLVRLSGCGTPAQVAALLRQGAGALGAAHRKGIVHRDIKPENVFLCPEGGGFRVRLLDFGLAKRVDGDRKLTQSGLIVGTPAWMPPEQISGREVDVRTDVYSFAAVCYQALVGRGVTVETDLDRVFVDVVRNPPPLVSTLLPAVSPFVDEAFRAALAKNPDMRPHDVEAWAEGLATALEGLPSGGPGWAFPPEGGSTRGSVATTVITARPPG; this comes from the coding sequence ATGGCGTTCGGGGCGGAGCGCGAGAACGGCGAAGCCGGGGTGGACCGGGGTGCCGCTCTCCTCGTCGTCGACGACAACGACGCCAACCGGGACCTTCTCTCCCGGCGCCTCGTCTCGGCCGGCTACGCGGTTGCGGCGGTCTCCTCCGGGCCCGAGGCGCTCGCGGCGCTCTCCGAGGGGAGGTTCGACGTCGTCCTCCTCGACGTGATGATGCCGGAGATGGACGGGCTCGAGGTGCTCCGGCGCATCCGGTCCCGCTTCGGCGTCTCCCAGCTGCCGGTAATCATGGCGAGCGCGCTCGGCGAGAGCCGGGACCTCGTCGACGCCCTGCGGCTCGGGGCGAACGACTACGTCACCAAGCCGCTCGACATGCAGGTCGTCCTCGCCCGCGTCGGGACCCAGCTCGCCCTGCGCCGCGCGAGCGAGGACGTGACGCGCCTCGCGGCGCAGCTGAGGGCGGCGCAGGAGAGGATCTCGACCCTTCTCTCGACGGGGGGAGAGGCCTTCCTCGACTTCGGCCGCTGGGCGCGGTCGATGGCCGAAGGGATCGCCGAAACGCTCGGCGCCCGGGAGGTCGCCGTCTGGCTCCTGCAGGAGGAGTCCTTCGTCGCGGTCGCGGCCTCGTCCGCCCTCCCACCTGCCCCCTCGGCGGTCGCCCAGCTGCCGGCGGGGGAAAGTCTCTTCGTCTCCGGTGACCGGGCGGTCGCCCCGATCCGCGGCCCGAGGGGCGACCTCTTCGGCGTCCTCGTCGCCGACGGGAAGGCGGAGTGGGACGACATCGAGCGGGGTCTCCTCCTCGGGTTCGCCCACCAGCTCGGTGGAGCGCTCGAGCTCCACCGGATGAAGGAGCAGCTCGCGGCGGCCCGGCAGAAGTCGTCCCGCCTTCCGGGCGCGACGCTGACCCTGGAGATCCTCTACGTCTGCCCGGCCTGCGCCCGCTGCTATGGGCCGAGCGTGCGGCAGTGCGAGGACGACGGGACGCCCCTCGCCGAGCCGCGCAACCTCCCGCATCGCGTCCTCGACCGCTACCAGCTGGTGCGCGTCCTGGGCGAGGGGGGGATGGGAACCGTCTTCGAGGCGCACGACGAGAAGCTCGATCGCGTCGTGGCGGTGAAGGTCGTCAAGCCGGAGCACTTCCAGAACGCCACGGTCAGGCGGCGCTTCGTCCAGGAGGCGCTCGCGATCGCGGCCATCCGGCACCCGAACGTCGTCGACCTCTTCGACTCGGGCGACCTCGGCGACGGCTCGATGTTCCTCGTCATGGAGCGGCTCCACGGACGCGACCTGGCCGACCTCGTCCGGCTCTCCGGCTGCGGCACGCCGGCACAGGTCGCCGCGCTCCTGCGGCAGGGGGCGGGCGCGCTCGGGGCGGCCCACCGGAAGGGGATCGTTCACCGCGACATCAAGCCCGAGAACGTCTTTCTCTGCCCGGAAGGGGGAGGATTCCGGGTGAGGCTCCTCGACTTCGGCCTCGCAAAGCGGGTCGACGGCGACAGGAAGCTCACCCAGAGCGGTCTCATCGTCGGGACCCCCGCCTGGATGCCGCCGGAGCAGATCTCGGGCCGGGAGGTGGACGTGCGGACCGACGTCTATTCGTTCGCGGCCGTCTGCTACCAGGCGCTCGTCGGACGGGGCGTGACGGTGGAGACCGATCTCGACAGGGTCTTCGTCGACGTCGTGAGAAACCCGCCCCCCCTCGTCTCCACCCTCCTTCCGGCGGTATCGCCGTTCGTGGACGAGGCGTTCCGGGCCGCCCTCGCCAAGAACCCGGACATGCGCCCGCACGACGTGGAGGCCTGGGCCGAAGGGCTCGCCACAGCCCTCGAGGGGCTGCCGTCCGGCGGTCCGGGGTGGGCTTTCCCGCCCGAGGGCGGGTCCACCCGGGGATCGGTCGCCACGACCGTCATCACGGCCCGCCCACCCGGTTGA